ATCGAGAATGGCTTTCTATTCTAACCTCCACTCAAGAGCTAGGATACTGTTCTCAGCAGAAATGATCCATTATTCTCAATATAAATGAAAGAGGTCTTCAAAAGAATAACTCGAGGTTTTGTTTCTATTTCGTATTCTACTTCTTAAGGCTAACCTGAAAGTCTAGTTTCTAAGTATTCATAAGAATGATTATGTAGGCATTCGTTACCCATTTATTTGATTCGTCACGACCTCAAGATTATATGTTTTATTAAGTAAGTCTGTAAGTCTGAGGCTTTTGAGTTCACGGCTGTTCGTGGAGGAAGGGACTTAGAGAAGCCGTGATGGGCCGTCCTAGGTCAACTTACAGGAACCCAAAGTAGAGAACGACATTAGTTTACTCTAAACGATAGCTGTATCTCTTGTAGAACCAGTTTTTAATGTTATCTGCTAGTATCAGGTAGGCACCGATAATAGCCGTTAGTACTGGGTAGAAGGTTGCTGGAGGCTTTGTAAATCTGAAGATTTCCCTTAATGGCGTATAGGGGAGTGCTAGCGCAGACGCTGTTATTGTTATGATGGTAAAGAGTAGTAGCTGACTCGGCTTACTTCTCCAAAAGGGAGACTTTATAGTTCTAATAACCAAGACTACGAGTGTTTGTGAGGCTAGAGATTCAATGAACCAAGCGGTTTGGAATAGTGGTTCAGAAGCCTTAAATATATAAAGCATTATGAAGTAAGTTAGAAAGTCGAAGAGAGAGCTAACTGGCCCGAAGCACGCCATGAATAGTCTAATGAAGTGTATATCCAGCCTTCTAGGTTTTTCAATATACTCCACGTCAACTTCATCTGTAGGTATTGCCGACTGAGAAAAGTCGTAGAGAAGGTTATTAAGTAATATCTGTATGGGAAGCATTGGCAGAAATGGTAAGAAGAGTGACGCTATAGCAACGCTAAGCATGTTTCCAAAGTTTGAGCTTATACTCATTAAAATATATTTCATAGTGTTACCTAGTGTCTTCCTACCCTCTAAAACTCCATCATAGAGTACTCTTAGGTCCTTCTGCAAGAGAATTATGTCGGCAGACTCCTTAGCAACGTCAACAGCGTCATCGACAGATATACCGACATCCGCTGTTTTTAGCGAGGGTGCATCATTTATTCCATCGCCTAGGAACCCAACGACATGCCCATTGTTAATCAGAGTATTTATTATTCTTTCTTTCTGAGCTGGTGTAAGTCTGCAGAAGACATTAGCCTCCTCAACAACTCTCGCGAGAGCGTCATCAGGCATCTCAGCTATTTTACTCCCTGTAACAACCTTCTTCACGTTAAAGCCTAAGTATTCGCATACCTTCTCTGTTACTAGTTCATTATCACCAGTAAGGATCTTCACTTCTACACCAGCGTTTCTCAGTAGTTTCAGAGCTTCTCTCGCTGTTTCTTTAGGGGGGTCAATAAAAGCTATGAATCCTAGAAACACCATTTCTTTTTCGTCGTTAACTGTGTACACTGGCTTATCTTCTCTTAAAAACTTATATGCTACAGCTAAAACCCTATACCCTTCAGCACTAAGTCCGACATATCTCTTCTCGATACTTCTACGCACCTCATCTGTTAGGTTAGATATGACTTCTCCATCCTCGTAAAAAGAGGAAATCTTAATAACCTCTTCCGGAGCTCCCTTAGTGATCAAGAGCCGCTGACCCTGATTCTCAACAACTACAGAGAGTCTCTTACGAACAGAGTCAAAAGGTATCTCATCAATTTTCTTATAGTCTTCGATACGTATCTCTCTGAATCTCAGTATAGCATCATCTAAGGGGCTTCTAATTCCAGTTTGATAATAACTGTTTAAGTAGGAATAGAGCAAAACCTTATTGCTTTCGTTGCCATTAAGGTCCACATACAGTACGAGCTCTACCCGGCCCTCAGTTAAAGTCCCGGTCTTATCAGTGCATAGAATGTTCATGCTTCCAAGATTTTGTATGGCTGCTAAGCGCTTCACGATTACGTTCTTCTTAGCCATTAATACTGCTCCTTTAGAGAGATTTATCGAAATTATCATCGGCAAAAGTTCCGGAGTCAAACCAACAGCTAGGGCCACAGCAAAAAGAAGTGAATCGAGCACTCCTCGCATGTAAAGAGCATTAATAAAAAACACAAATATAACTAGAAGAAAAGTCACCTGCATTACCATGTAACCGAAACTTCGGAGACTCCTCTCGAACTCTGTCTCGCTCCTCTTCTTCACAAGCCTCTTCACGATTTTCCCATACTCTGCTAGACTACCTGTTCTTACAACAAGAGCTGTTGCCGTTCCACTTACGACAGAGGTGCCCATGAAGACATAGTTATTCCACTTCGTTATTGACGGGTCGTAAGACTCTAGCGG
This DNA window, taken from Zestosphaera sp., encodes the following:
- the mgtA gene encoding magnesium-translocating P-type ATPase, with amino-acid sequence MKMILVENREDLSVGEDLGWVLPSAEEALTLPVEELLLRFKSSLKGLSSEEAKRRLKFFGYNELPTKKRVAIIDFLSHFKSPLVIVLLIAGLISSFLKDVTDTVIIYTIILFSIILDFYQEHKAEREVEVLRQKVATKTTVLRDGVRKEVRLEEIVPGDVILLSAGDIVPADSRVISVKDLLVDESVLTGESFPVEKTDQPLESYDPSITKWNNYVFMGTSVVSGTATALVVRTGSLAEYGKIVKRLVKKRSETEFERSLRSFGYMVMQVTFLLVIFVFFINALYMRGVLDSLLFAVALAVGLTPELLPMIISINLSKGAVLMAKKNVIVKRLAAIQNLGSMNILCTDKTGTLTEGRVELVLYVDLNGNESNKVLLYSYLNSYYQTGIRSPLDDAILRFREIRIEDYKKIDEIPFDSVRKRLSVVVENQGQRLLITKGAPEEVIKISSFYEDGEVISNLTDEVRRSIEKRYVGLSAEGYRVLAVAYKFLREDKPVYTVNDEKEMVFLGFIAFIDPPKETAREALKLLRNAGVEVKILTGDNELVTEKVCEYLGFNVKKVVTGSKIAEMPDDALARVVEEANVFCRLTPAQKERIINTLINNGHVVGFLGDGINDAPSLKTADVGISVDDAVDVAKESADIILLQKDLRVLYDGVLEGRKTLGNTMKYILMSISSNFGNMLSVAIASLFLPFLPMLPIQILLNNLLYDFSQSAIPTDEVDVEYIEKPRRLDIHFIRLFMACFGPVSSLFDFLTYFIMLYIFKASEPLFQTAWFIESLASQTLVVLVIRTIKSPFWRSKPSQLLLFTIITITASALALPYTPLREIFRFTKPPATFYPVLTAIIGAYLILADNIKNWFYKRYSYRLE